In the genome of Poecile atricapillus isolate bPoeAtr1 chromosome 30, bPoeAtr1.hap1, whole genome shotgun sequence, one region contains:
- the LOC131589916 gene encoding aspartate dehydrogenase domain-containing protein-like, whose product MSPGQFLVSQLLSQGPSLGLSLVFVWARRGGALEPLPPELRLTDLRQLPDTGVHLVVEVAHPCVVQEHGEDILRHADLMVGSPSALADADTERRLRAAVARGGHTLYVPRGALWGCEDIARLDRTGTLQSLTVSLTVSPASLRPQGQLRDRLVAAVAAGTVTELYRGPLRPLCALAPNNTNAMAAAALAAPGLGFDRVTARLLAQPSVPDWHLLEVEVTAVTDGGRPLTVTSSRRNPAGHGDVTGRATLQSFWISLQDCTGHGGCVKFC is encoded by the exons atgtccccagggcagtttttggtgtcccagctcctgtcccagggcCCCTCCCTGGGTCTCTCCCTGGTTTTTGTCTGGGCCCGGCGCGGGGGGGCCCTGGAGCCGCTGCCCCCGGAGCTGCGCCTGACGGACCTGCGGCAGCTGCCCGACAC cggGGTGCACCTGGTGGTGGAGGTGGCCCATCCCTGCGTGGTCCAGGAGCACGGCGAGGACATCCTGCGGCACGCGGACCTGatg gtgggGTCCCCGTCGGCGCTGGCGGACGCGGACACCgagcggcggctccgggccGCGGTGGCGCGGGGGGGCCACACCCTGTACGTGCCCAGGGGGGCCCTGTGGGGCTGCGAGGACATCGCCAGGCTGGACCGCACGGGGacactgcag TCGCTGACGGTGTCCCTGACGGTGTCCCCGGCCAGCCTGCGGCCGCAGGGCCAGCTGCGGGATCGGTTGGTGGCCGCGGTGGCCGCGGGGACGGTGACGGAGCTGTACCGGGGGCCGCTGCGGCCGCTGTGCGCGCTGGCCCCCAACAACACCAACGCCATGGCGGCCGCCGCGCTGGCCGCGCCCGGGCTGGGCTTCGACCGCGTCACCGCCCGCCtgctggcccagcccag tgtcccgGACTGGCACCTGCTGGAGGTGGAGGTGACAGCGGTGACCGATGGTGGCCGCCCCCTCACCGTCACCAGCAGCCGCCGCAACCCCGCGGGCCACGGCGATGTCACGGGCAGGGCCACGCTGCAAAGCTTCTGGATCAGCCTGCAGG ACTGCACCGGACACGGCGGCTGCGTCAAGTTCTGCTGA
- the LOC131589799 gene encoding josephin-2-like yields the protein MAPEDERGFGSGVSGGLYHERQRLELCALHALNNLLQRPWLSKAAADGICHRLAPNSRPNPHRSPLGTGNYDINVVMAALGTLGLAAVWWDKRRPLERLSVSPVLGFLLNVPSRPRLGGLRLPLARPHWLSVRHLGDSFYNLDSKLPAPASIGTETQLR from the exons ATGGCCCCGGAGGACGAGCggg gatttgggtctggggtctcggGGGGTCTCTACCACGAGCGGCAGCGCCTGGAGCTGTGCGCCCTCCACGCCCTCAACAACCTCCTGCAGCGGCCCTGGCTCAGCAAAGCCGCGGCCGACGGCATCTGCCACCG GCTGGCCCCCAACTCGCGGCCCAACCCCCACCGGAGCCCCCTGGGCACGGGGAACTACGACATCAACGTGGTGATGGCAGCGCTGGGCACGCTGGGGCTGGCGGCCGTCTGGTGGGACAAGCGgcg ccccctggAGCGGCTCTCGGTGTCCCCAGTCCTGGGGTTCCTGCTCAACGTCCCCTCCCGGCCCCGTCTGGGGGGGCTGCGGCTGCCGCTGGCCCGGCCTCACTGGCTGAGCGTGAGACACCTGGGGGATTCCTTCTACAACCTGGACTCCAAACTGCCCGCACCTGCCAGCATCGGCACTGAGACacagctcag gtga